The following proteins come from a genomic window of Deltaproteobacteria bacterium:
- a CDS encoding retropepsin-like domain-containing protein: MRYTFSYKSKKLGPEKSTLRPYAEVQLKIQGRRIPFDFLVDSGADRTVINRPLGCVLGYEVKPGEKPIKLGGIGGTTNGYLRGLRLWIGDTEIETEVIWVQSDTVPLLLGQMDIFDHFDITFSKVNQKVFFDLLK, translated from the coding sequence ATGCGCTATACCTTTTCTTATAAGTCAAAAAAATTAGGTCCTGAAAAAAGTACTCTTCGTCCCTATGCCGAAGTTCAGCTGAAAATTCAGGGGCGCCGGATCCCCTTTGATTTTTTGGTTGATTCAGGGGCTGATCGTACAGTGATTAATCGCCCTTTGGGGTGTGTTTTGGGCTATGAAGTGAAACCGGGAGAAAAACCGATTAAGCTGGGTGGCATCGGTGGCACAACAAATGGTTACTTGCGCGGTTTGAGGCTTTGGATCGGAGATACCGAGATAGAAACGGAAGTCATCTGGGTACAGTCCGACACGGTCCCCCTTCTTTTGGGCCAAATGGACATCTTTGACCATTTTGATATTACCTTTTCGAAAGTGAATCAAAAAGTGTTTTTTGACTTGCTGAAATAG